The following coding sequences lie in one Raphanus sativus cultivar WK10039 unplaced genomic scaffold, ASM80110v3 Scaffold0192, whole genome shotgun sequence genomic window:
- the LOC108823536 gene encoding nuclear transport factor 2 isoform X1 has translation MAQQEASTSPGAEVVGRAFVEQYYHILHQSPGLVHRFYQDSSLLTRPDVTGSVTTVTTMQAINDKIMSLSYEDYTAEIDTADAQESHERGVIVLVTGRLTGKDNVRKRFSQTFFLAPQDKGYFVLNDVFRFLEEKEVTRSVAIKEVEAPVEPERVVVVSREAEVEPEPVASIEEEDVDNVAEVYDDPCEKDEGVVVDVEPIVEPPPAKLNHSEVLSVSHGDPPTYASILKLMRSGPAPPTHVAARNKPRAAPVRTNQKPTPPPPAEHAAAPNASLGLENVHNSSNADVEDDGHSIYVRNLPFDTTPTQLEEVFKSFGAVKHEGIQVRSNKQQGFCFGFVEFETSSGRQSALEASPITIGDRQVVLEEKKTNTRGGNNGGGRGRYFGGRGSFRNESFKGGRGGVGGGGRGEYGRGEYSGRPKSSNPRSGGEGYQRVPQNGGSGRGSGGGGRGGPRGGGVSS, from the exons ATGGCTCAGCAGGAGGCTAGCACTTCCCCTGGTGCTGAGGTTGTTGGCCGTGCCTTTGTGGAGCAATACTACCACATTCTCCACCAATCTCCCGGTTTAGTCCACCGGTTTTACCAAGATTCCAGCTTGTTAACCCGTCCTGATGTCACCGGTTCTGTGACCACCGTCACAACTATGCAA GCGATCAATGATAAGATCATGTCGTTGAGCTATGAAGACTACACCGCGGAGATAGACACTGCGGATGCTCAGGAGTCTCATGAGAGAGGCGTTATCGTGCTGGTGACTGGACGCTTAACCGGGAAAGATAATGTGAGGAAGAGGTTTAGTCAGACTTTCTTCTTGGCTCCTCAAGACAAGGGTTACTTTGTCTTAAACGATGTGTTTCGTTTCCTTGAGGAGAAAGAGGTGACCAGGTCTGTTGCCATCAAGGAAGTTGAGGCTCCTGTTGAACCAG AacgtgttgttgttgttagtcGTGAGGCTGAGGTTGAACCAGAGCCAGTTGCTTCTATTGAGGAGGAAGATGTTGACAATGTGGCTGAGGTGTATGATGATCCTTGTGAGAAAGATGAAGGTGTTGTTGTTGACGTTGAGCCTATTGTTGAGCCTCCTCCAGCTAAGTTAAATCACAGTGAAGTTCTATCAGTGTCTCATGGAGATCCTCCTACCTATGCTTCAATC CTCAAACTGATGAGAAGCGGTCCAGCACCACCAACACACGTTGCTGCTCGGAACAAGCCAAGAGCAGCTCCGGTCAGAACCAACCAGAAGCCAACTCCTCCTCCACCTGCTGAGCATGCAGCAGCTCCCAATGCTTCTTTAGGTCTTGAGAATGTTCACAACAGTAGCAATGCTGATGTGGAAG ATGATGGACATTCGATTTATGTCCGGAACTTACCTTTTGACACCACACCAACACAGCTTGAAGAGGTGTTCAAGAGCTTTGGTGCTGTCAAGCATGAAGGGATTCAAGTCAGAAGCAATAAG CAGCAAGGtttctgttttggttttgtggAGTTCGAAACGTCTAGTGGAAGGCAGAGTGCGCTTGAGGCCTCACCTATTACGATTGGCGATCGTCAAGTTGTTTTAGAGGAGAAGAAAACAAACACTCGTG GAGGAAACAATGGAGGTGGTAGGGGAAGGTActttggaggaagaggaagctTCAGGAACGAGAGTTTCAAAGGAGGACGCGGTGGtgttggaggaggaggaagaggagagtATGGAAGAGGTGAGTATTCAGGTAGACCAAAGAGCTCAAACCCTCGGAGTGGCGGAGAAGGTTACCAGAGGGTTCCACAAAACGGTGGCAGTGGAAGGGGAAGTGGAGGAGGAGGACGTGGTGGGCCTCGCGGTGGTGGTGTTTCATCGTGA
- the LOC130501419 gene encoding uncharacterized protein LOC130501419 isoform X1: MAHVNRRNNISIEFDTSCGFSFFCRFNFHKNIPLRRSLNTRRYRYDSLCIAWGNKCSEGILKGIPITIWLKEDSVTLELFMIDSLNPWLVGRYFPAVGVTEKFSMNLHCPTCSFLTRPRKTLLQENRVDGVYTKSCKPMIKVQKISSLSRAEKLEDETGRRVLY; the protein is encoded by the exons ATGGCACATGTAAATAGAAGGAATAACATATCGATAGAGTTTGATACCAGTTGcgggttttcttttttttgtaggttCAACTTCCACAAAAATATTCCCTTGAGAAGGTCCCTCAATACCAGAAGATACAGGTAT GATAGTTTGTGTATAGCATGGGGTAACAAATGTTCGGAGGGCATACTGAAAGGGATTCCAATTACAATATGGCTCAA AGAGGATTCGGTGACGTTGGAGCTATTTATGATCGACAGCTTGAATCCATGGCTAGTCGGTCGGTACTTTCCAGCAGTTGGGGTCACTGAGAAATTCTCAATGAACCTCCACTGTCCAACGTGCAGTTTCTTAACACGACCAAGGAAGACTCTTTTGCAG GAAAATCGGGTCGATGGAGTGTATACCAAGTCCTGTAAACCAATGATAAAGGTCCAAAAGATATCGTCTCTTTCACGTGCTGAAAAGCTAGAAGATGAAACTGGTAGAAGAGTGTTATATTGA
- the LOC130501418 gene encoding histone deacetylase 5-like, translating to MAGESETASWRSELAKVDVWYASFGSNMWKPRFLCYIQGGQAAGMKKACVGAMDKTPPKETTWRTFPNRLFFGRESTVTWGKGGSAFLNPLTSPSDQSHMCFYRITLEQFNDVLFQENGMKVDSETPLFDLSALQLVQNNGSIPLAKSGWYGNVVCVGKESGIPILTMTCTLSVLEKFISGEVPLRPPAKAYANSLVMGLVEGGRLSEEEAWAYIDNAASKPL from the exons ATGGCTGGAGAGTCTGAAACTGCATCTTGGAGAAGTGAACTCGCAAAGGTTGATGTCTGGTATGCATCTTTCGGATCCAACATGTGGAAACCGAGGTTCCTTTGCTATATCCAAGGAGGACAA GCGGCGGGAATGAAGAAGGCATGTGTTGGTGCAATGGATAAAACTCCACCGAAGGAAACAACGTGGAGAACGTTTCCAAACAGGTTGTTCTTTGGCCGTGAATCCACAGTTACTTGGGGTAAAGGAGGATCTGCTTTCCTCAACCCTCTTACTAGTCCCAGTGATCAATCTCACATGTGTTTCTACAGAATCAC GCTTGAGCAGTTCAACGATGTTCTGTTTCAGGAAAACGGCATGAAAGTGGATTCTGAGACTCCCCTCTTTGATCTATCTGCTCTGCAGTTAGTACAGAACAATGGATCCATCCCACTTGCTAAA TCTGGTTGGTATGGTAACGTTGTCTGCGTGGGAAAAGAATCAGGCATACCTATACTTACAATGAC ATGCACTCTTTCTGTTCTTGAGAAGTTTATATCAGGTGAGGTCCCATTAAGACCTCCTGCAAAAGCCTATGCCAACAGTTTGGTAATGGGACTTGTTGAAGGAGGAAGACTCTCTGAAGAAGAAGCTTGGGCTTACATAGACAATGCTGCTTCTAAACCTCTCTAA
- the LOC108823536 gene encoding nuclear transport factor 2 isoform X2 codes for MAQQEASTSPGAEVVGRAFVEQYYHILHQSPGLVHRFYQDSSLLTRPDVTGSVTTVTTMQAINDKIMSLSYEDYTAEIDTADAQESHERGVIVLVTGRLTGKDNVRKRFSQTFFLAPQDKGYFVLNDVFRFLEEKEVTRSVAIKEVEAPVEPERVVVVSREAEVEPEPVASIEEEDVDNVAEVYDDPCEKDEGVVVDVEPIVEPPPAKLNHSEVLSVSHGDPPTYASILKLMRSGPAPPTHVAARNKPRAAPVRTNQKPTPPPPAEHAAAPNASLGLENVHNSSNADVEDDGHSIYVRNLPFDTTPTQLEEVFKSFGAVKHEGIQVRSNKQGFCFGFVEFETSSGRQSALEASPITIGDRQVVLEEKKTNTRGGNNGGGRGRYFGGRGSFRNESFKGGRGGVGGGGRGEYGRGEYSGRPKSSNPRSGGEGYQRVPQNGGSGRGSGGGGRGGPRGGGVSS; via the exons ATGGCTCAGCAGGAGGCTAGCACTTCCCCTGGTGCTGAGGTTGTTGGCCGTGCCTTTGTGGAGCAATACTACCACATTCTCCACCAATCTCCCGGTTTAGTCCACCGGTTTTACCAAGATTCCAGCTTGTTAACCCGTCCTGATGTCACCGGTTCTGTGACCACCGTCACAACTATGCAA GCGATCAATGATAAGATCATGTCGTTGAGCTATGAAGACTACACCGCGGAGATAGACACTGCGGATGCTCAGGAGTCTCATGAGAGAGGCGTTATCGTGCTGGTGACTGGACGCTTAACCGGGAAAGATAATGTGAGGAAGAGGTTTAGTCAGACTTTCTTCTTGGCTCCTCAAGACAAGGGTTACTTTGTCTTAAACGATGTGTTTCGTTTCCTTGAGGAGAAAGAGGTGACCAGGTCTGTTGCCATCAAGGAAGTTGAGGCTCCTGTTGAACCAG AacgtgttgttgttgttagtcGTGAGGCTGAGGTTGAACCAGAGCCAGTTGCTTCTATTGAGGAGGAAGATGTTGACAATGTGGCTGAGGTGTATGATGATCCTTGTGAGAAAGATGAAGGTGTTGTTGTTGACGTTGAGCCTATTGTTGAGCCTCCTCCAGCTAAGTTAAATCACAGTGAAGTTCTATCAGTGTCTCATGGAGATCCTCCTACCTATGCTTCAATC CTCAAACTGATGAGAAGCGGTCCAGCACCACCAACACACGTTGCTGCTCGGAACAAGCCAAGAGCAGCTCCGGTCAGAACCAACCAGAAGCCAACTCCTCCTCCACCTGCTGAGCATGCAGCAGCTCCCAATGCTTCTTTAGGTCTTGAGAATGTTCACAACAGTAGCAATGCTGATGTGGAAG ATGATGGACATTCGATTTATGTCCGGAACTTACCTTTTGACACCACACCAACACAGCTTGAAGAGGTGTTCAAGAGCTTTGGTGCTGTCAAGCATGAAGGGATTCAAGTCAGAAGCAATAAG CAAGGtttctgttttggttttgtggAGTTCGAAACGTCTAGTGGAAGGCAGAGTGCGCTTGAGGCCTCACCTATTACGATTGGCGATCGTCAAGTTGTTTTAGAGGAGAAGAAAACAAACACTCGTG GAGGAAACAATGGAGGTGGTAGGGGAAGGTActttggaggaagaggaagctTCAGGAACGAGAGTTTCAAAGGAGGACGCGGTGGtgttggaggaggaggaagaggagagtATGGAAGAGGTGAGTATTCAGGTAGACCAAAGAGCTCAAACCCTCGGAGTGGCGGAGAAGGTTACCAGAGGGTTCCACAAAACGGTGGCAGTGGAAGGGGAAGTGGAGGAGGAGGACGTGGTGGGCCTCGCGGTGGTGGTGTTTCATCGTGA
- the LOC130501419 gene encoding uncharacterized protein LOC130501419 isoform X2, producing MAHVNRRNNISIEFDTSCGFSFFCRFNFHKNIPLRRSLNTRRYSLCIAWGNKCSEGILKGIPITIWLKEDSVTLELFMIDSLNPWLVGRYFPAVGVTEKFSMNLHCPTCSFLTRPRKTLLQENRVDGVYTKSCKPMIKVQKISSLSRAEKLEDETGRRVLY from the exons ATGGCACATGTAAATAGAAGGAATAACATATCGATAGAGTTTGATACCAGTTGcgggttttcttttttttgtaggttCAACTTCCACAAAAATATTCCCTTGAGAAGGTCCCTCAATACCAGAAGATACAG TTTGTGTATAGCATGGGGTAACAAATGTTCGGAGGGCATACTGAAAGGGATTCCAATTACAATATGGCTCAA AGAGGATTCGGTGACGTTGGAGCTATTTATGATCGACAGCTTGAATCCATGGCTAGTCGGTCGGTACTTTCCAGCAGTTGGGGTCACTGAGAAATTCTCAATGAACCTCCACTGTCCAACGTGCAGTTTCTTAACACGACCAAGGAAGACTCTTTTGCAG GAAAATCGGGTCGATGGAGTGTATACCAAGTCCTGTAAACCAATGATAAAGGTCCAAAAGATATCGTCTCTTTCACGTGCTGAAAAGCTAGAAGATGAAACTGGTAGAAGAGTGTTATATTGA
- the LOC108828273 gene encoding histone deacetylase 5: protein MDTAVESSVNNSGDCNGESNNGKVQRKVGLVYDETMCKHDTPDGEAHPERPDRIRVIWEKLQLSGVTQRCVVLGGTKAEDKHLQLVHTTDHVNLVKSLSTKKQDDQRDRIASLLNSIYINGGSSEAAYLAAGSVVEVTEKVAKGELDSGFAIVRPPGHHAEADKAMGFCFFNNVAVAASYLLNERPDLGVKKILIVDWDVHHGNGTQKMFWEDPRVLVFSVHRHEGGSFYPGGDEGDYNMVGEGPGEGFNINVPWEQGRCGDADYLAAWDHIFIPVAKEFNPDIILLSAGFDAAIGDPLGGCRVTPYGYSVMLKKLMEFAQGKIVMALEGGYNLDSTAKSSLACVQVLLEDKPIQGSCEAMPFMSTWRVIQAVRKRLCTYWPSLADELSSNLIDQKTPTPIVITSNSNSEAKDNAHEIMDQMSKLNIENHQVDTKVSTSSWRSDLSKVDVWYASFGSNMWKQRFLCYIEGGQVEGMTKPCVGSMDKSPPKGITWGLYPNRLFFGRESTNVWGQGGVAFLNPLTNLTDQTHMCLYRITLEQFNDVLFQENGLNVDFDSPIFDLTALKLVENNGSTPLEADLAPWYGNVVCMGREGDIPILTMTCTLSLVEKFTSGEIPLRPPAKAYANTFIRGLVEGGIFSEEEAEAYIDNAASKPL, encoded by the exons ATGGACACGGCCGTAGAATCTTCCGTTAACAACTCCGGAGACTGTAACGGTGAATCCAATAACGGGAAAGTCCAGCGAAAGGTGGGTCTTGTTTACGACGAGACCATGTGCAAGCACGACACACCTGACGGCGAGGCTCACCCTGAGCGTCCCGATCGTATCAGAGTCATCTGGGAGAAGCTTCAGCTCTCCGGTGTCACTCAAAG ATGTGTGGTTCTTGGTGGTACCAAAGCAGAAGATAAGCATCTCCAGCTGGTTCACACAACGGACCATGTTAATCTAGTTAAGAGTTTAAGCACAAAGAAGCAAGATGATCAGAGAGACAGGATTGCTTCACTGTTGAATTCTATATACATAAATGGAGGTTCATCTGAAGCTGCATATCTTGCAGCTGGTTCTGTTGTAGAG GTGACGGAGAAAGTTGCCAAAGGAGAGTTAGATAGTGGGTTCGCTATTGTCAGGCCTCCAGGGCACCATGCTGAGGCAGATAAAGCCATGGGGTTCTGTTTTTTCAACAATGTTGCAGTCGCTGCTAGCTATTTACTTAACGAAAGA CCTGATCTAGGTGTGAAGAAGATTCTGATTGTTGATTGGGATGTCCATCACGGAAACGGCACGCAGAAGATGTTCTGGGAAGATCCTCGTGTACTAGTTTTCTCTGTTCATAg GCATGAGGGTGGAAGCTTCTATCCAGGGGGAGATGAGGGAGATTATAACATGGTTGGGGAAGGTCCAGGTGAAGGGTTCAACATAAACGTTCCGTGGGAGCAAGGAAGATGTGGAGATGCAGATTATCTTGCTGCTTGGGACCATATCTTTATTCCTGTGGCTAAGGAGTTCAATCCTGATATTATCTTGTTATCAGCTGGCTTTGATGCAG CTATTGGTGATCCACTCGGCGGTTGCCGTGTTACACCATATGGTTATTCAGTTATGTTGAAGAAG CTTATGGAGTTTGCACAAGGAAAGATTGTGATGGCGTTAGAGGGAGGGTACAATCTTGACTCAACTGCAAAGTCTTCACTTGCGTGTGTCCAAGTTTTGCTTGAAGACAAACCAATTCAAGGTTCTTGTGAAGCAATGCCATTCATGTCGACATGGCGTGTCATACAAGCG GTACGCAAGAGGCTGTGTACTTATTGGCCTTCACTTGCAGATGAACTATCATCAAATCTTATTGATCAGAAAACTCCTACTCCA ATTGTCATTACCTCAAACTCCAACTCTGAAGCTAAAGACAACGCTCATGAAATCATGGATCAAATGTCCAAACTCAACATTGAAAACCACCAAGTAGATACTAAGGTTTCCACATCTTCTTGGAGAAGTGATCTCTCAAAGGTTGACGTTTGGTATGCCTCTTTCGGATCCAACATGTGGAAACAAAGGTTCCTTTGCTATATTGAAGGAGGACAA gtagAGGGAATGACAAAGCCATGTGTTGGTTCAATGGATAAAAGTCCACCAAAGGGAATAACGTGGGGATTATATCCCAACAGGTTGTTCTTTGGCCGTGAATCTACAAATGTTTGGGGTCAAGGAGGAGTTGCTTTCCTCAACCCTCTTACTAATCTCACTGATCAAACTCACATGTGTTTGTACAGAATCAC TCTCGAGCAGTTCAACGATGTTCTGTTTCAGGAAAATGGCTTGAACGTGGATTTTGATTCTCCAATCTTTGATCTAACTGCTCTCAAGTTAGTAGAGAACAATGGATCCACTCCACTTGAAGCTGATTTG GCTCCTTGGTATGGAAACGTTGTCTGTATGGGAAGAGAAGGCGACATACCTATACTTACAATGAC ttgCACATTGTCTCTTGTTGAGAAGTTTACATCTGGTGAAATCCCACTAAGACCTCCTGCAAAAGCCTATGCCAACACTTTTATAAGAGGACTTGTTGAAGGAGGAATATTCtctgaagaagaagctgaggcTTACATAGACAATGCTGCTTCTAAACCTCTCTAA
- the LOC130501419 gene encoding uncharacterized protein LOC130501419 isoform X5: MFGGHTERDSNYNMAQSSFFREDSVTLELFMIDSLNPWLVGRYFPAVGVTEKFSMNLHCPTCSFLTRPRKTLLQENRVDGVYTKSCKPMIKVQKISSLSRAEKLEDETGRRVLY; encoded by the exons ATGTTCGGAGGGCATACTGAAAGGGATTCCAATTACAATATGGCTCAA TCGTCATTTTTCAGAGAGGATTCGGTGACGTTGGAGCTATTTATGATCGACAGCTTGAATCCATGGCTAGTCGGTCGGTACTTTCCAGCAGTTGGGGTCACTGAGAAATTCTCAATGAACCTCCACTGTCCAACGTGCAGTTTCTTAACACGACCAAGGAAGACTCTTTTGCAG GAAAATCGGGTCGATGGAGTGTATACCAAGTCCTGTAAACCAATGATAAAGGTCCAAAAGATATCGTCTCTTTCACGTGCTGAAAAGCTAGAAGATGAAACTGGTAGAAGAGTGTTATATTGA
- the LOC108823574 gene encoding replication protein A 70 kDa DNA-binding subunit D, with translation MQNSVTPDAISTVLSNPSFDSSSDRSEIVVQVVDLKPIGNRYTFSANDGKTRVKAMFTASLTPEIVSGKIQNLGLIRLVDFTVNDISSKSTKYFLVTKCESVASALDSEIDLDGKKDEEGGEAAKRQKLDHSPVRDVKETGIMLKPKKEFVAKSASQIISEQRGNAAPAARMAMTRRVHPLVSLNPYQGSWTIKVRVTNKGTMRNYRNARGEGCVFNVELTDEEGTQIQATMFNDAARKFYERFQMGKVYYISRGSLKLANKQFKTVQNDYEMTLNENSEVEEASNEEMFVPETKFNFVPIEELGMYVNQRELIDLIGVVQSVSPTMSIRRRTDNEMIPKRDITLADESKKTVVVSLWNDLATGVGQELLDMADESPVIAIKSLKVGDFQGVSLSTISRSNVVINPESPEAKKLKSWYDSEGKETSMSSIGSGISPSAKNGSWSMYTDRVLLSHITSNPSLGDEKPVFFSTRGYISFIKPDQTMWYQACKTCNKKVTEAMDSGYWCEGCQKKEEECSLRYIMVVKVSDSTGEAWFSSFNDEAEKIIGCSADELNKLRSEGGEVNEFQTKLKEATWSSHVFRISVTQNEYNGEKRQRVTVKGVAPVDFAAETRLLLQDISKKNKASQ, from the exons ATGCAGAACTCTGTAACCCCAGATGCTATCTCCACCGTATTGTCAAACCCATCTTTCGATTCGTCTTCGGATCGATCTGAGATCGTCGTCCAAGTCGTCGATCTCAAACCAATCGGCAATCGCTATAC GTTTAGTGCCAACGATGGGAAGACGAGAGTGAAAGCTATGTTCACAGCTTCGTTAACACCTGAGATCGTTTCTGGGAAGATTCAGAACCTTGGTCTGATCCGTCTAGTGGATTTCACTGTTAACGACATCTCAAGCAAATCAACAAA GTATTTTCTTGTGACGAAATGTGAGTCTGTCGCTTCTGCGCTTGATTCTGAGATTGACTTGGATGGTAAGAAGGATGAGGAAGGTGGTGAGGCCGCCAAGAGGCAGAAGCTAGATCACTCTCCTGTGCGTGATGTTAAAGAGACTGGAATCATGTTGAAACCCAAGAAGGAGTTTGTTGCTAAATCAGCTTCTCAGATAATCTCTGAACAGAGGGGAAA TGCTGCGCCAGCTGCAAGAATGGCCATGACTAGAAGAGTTCATCCACTTGTGTCCTTGAATCCTTACCAAGGAAGCTGGACCATCAAAGTCCGAGTCACTAACAAGGGAACTATGAGAAACTACAGAAACGCTAGAGGTGAAGGATGTGTCTTCAATGTCGAACTAACTGATGAAGAA GGAACACAAATTCAAGCTACGATGTTTAATGATGCTGCAAGGAAGTTCTATGAGAGGTTCCAAATGGGAAAGGTGTATTATATATCTAGGGGATCACTTAAACTTGCTAACAAGCAGTTCAAGACGGTCCAGAATGATTACGAGATGACACTTAATGAAAACTCAGAGGTGGAGGAAGCTAGTAACGAGGAAATGTTTGTACCTGAGACAAAATTCAACTTTGTACCCATTGAAGAGTTGGGTATGTATGTGAATCAGAGGGAGCTTATTG ATCTTATTGGTGTTGTTCAAAGTGTTTCTCCTACCATGAGTATTAGAAGGAGAACTGACAATGAGATGATACCCAAGAGGGATATAACTTTGGCTGATGAGTCAAAGAAAACTGTTGTGGTGTCTCTGTGGAACGACCTGGCAACCGGCGTAGGTCAAGAGCTTCTGGATATGGCTGATGAGTCTCCTGTAATTGCAATCAAGTCTCTCAAAGTTGGAGACTTTCAAG GTGTTTCGTTGTCCACCATCAGCAGAAGCAATGTGGTGATCAATCCTGAATCACCAGAAGCTAAAAAGCTGAAGTCTTGGTACGACTCTGAAGGCAAGGAGACATCCATGTCTTCCATTGGCTCAGGGATTAGCCCATCTGCTAAGAATGGATCTTGGTCTATGTACACAGACAGAGTCCTTCTCTCTCACATCACAAGCAACCCATCTCTAGGCGATGAAAAG CCTGTGTTTTTTAGCACTAGGGGTTACATAAGCTTCATCAAACCAGACCAGACAATGTGGTACCAAGCTTGTAAGACTTGTAACAAGAAGGTAACTGAAGCAATGGACTCTGGTTACTGGTGTGAAGGTTgccagaagaaagaagaagaatgcAGCTTAAG GTACATAATGGTGGTGAAAGTCTCTGACTCAACAGGAGAAGCTTGGTTTTCATCATTCAACGATGAAGCAGAGAAGATTATTGGATGTTCGGCTGATGAGCTCAACAAACTAAGATCTGAG GGAGGTGAAGTAAATGAGTTTCAGACAAAGCTGAAAGAAGCAACCTGGTCGTCGCATGTCTTCAGGATTAGCGTCACTCAGAATGAGTACAACGGGGAGAAGAGGCAGAGGGTGACTGTGAAAGGAGTGGCTCCTGTTGATTTTGCTGCTGAAACAAGATTGTTACTCCAAGACATCTCCAAGAAGAACAAAGCATCTCAGTAG
- the LOC130501419 gene encoding uncharacterized protein LOC130501419 isoform X4, whose product MYDSLCIAWGNKCSEGILKGIPITIWLKEDSVTLELFMIDSLNPWLVGRYFPAVGVTEKFSMNLHCPTCSFLTRPRKTLLQENRVDGVYTKSCKPMIKVQKISSLSRAEKLEDETGRRVLY is encoded by the exons ATGTAT GATAGTTTGTGTATAGCATGGGGTAACAAATGTTCGGAGGGCATACTGAAAGGGATTCCAATTACAATATGGCTCAA AGAGGATTCGGTGACGTTGGAGCTATTTATGATCGACAGCTTGAATCCATGGCTAGTCGGTCGGTACTTTCCAGCAGTTGGGGTCACTGAGAAATTCTCAATGAACCTCCACTGTCCAACGTGCAGTTTCTTAACACGACCAAGGAAGACTCTTTTGCAG GAAAATCGGGTCGATGGAGTGTATACCAAGTCCTGTAAACCAATGATAAAGGTCCAAAAGATATCGTCTCTTTCACGTGCTGAAAAGCTAGAAGATGAAACTGGTAGAAGAGTGTTATATTGA
- the LOC130501417 gene encoding glycine-rich RNA-binding protein 3, mitochondrial-like produces MAFLSKFGNVLKQTTSKQLNAHGSLSRSPSLFKAIRCMSSSKLFIGGMEYGMNEDSLREAFSKYGEVVGTRVILDRETGRSRGFGFVTFTDAEAASSAIQALDGQDLHGRIVKVSYAHDRTSGGGFGGGGFGSGGGGYGAGGYGGGGAGGYGASGGYGSSGSGYGEGSSAGAVGGYNGSSGYDSGNTYGINNGGFAGDSQFSGNPVGNSSQFGGENTQFGVGGGEAQFGGMENTEMENGPVGGFEDDTDVAKRA; encoded by the exons ATGGCTTTTCTGAGTAAATTCGGCAACGTATTGAAGCAGACGACGAGCAAGCAGCTCAATGCTCATGGTTCTTTATCAAGAAGCCCTTCGCTTTTTAAGGCGATAAGGTGCATGTCATCTTCTAAGCTCTTCATTGGAG GTATGGAGTATGGCATGAATGAGGATAGCTTAAGAGAAGCTTTCAGCAAATACGGCGAAGTCGTTGGAA cGAGGGTTATTTTGGATCGTGAAACTGGTAGGTCGAGGGGATTTGGGTTTGTTACATTCACTGATGCAGAGGCGGCCTCTAGTGCTATCCAGGCTTTGGACGGGCAG GATCTCCATGGTCGTATTGTTAAAGTGAGTTATGCACATGATAGAACAAGTGGCGGTGGGTTTGGAGGTGGTGGGTTTGGGAGTGGTGGAGGTGGTTATGGTGCCGGCGGTTATGGAGGCGGTGGAGCTGGTGGATATGGTGCAAGTGGTGGCTATGGATCTAGCGGCAGCGGTTATGGAGAGGGCTCAAGTGCAGGTGCTGTTGGTGGCTACAATGGAAGTAGTGGTTATGATAGTGGCAATACCTACGGCATCAACAATGGTGGATTCGCTGGAGACAGCCAGTTTAGTGGAAACCCAGTTGGTAACAGCTCTCAGTTCGGTGGTGAGAACACTCAGTTTGGTGTTGGTGGGGGTGAGGCTCAGTTTGGAGGCATGGAGAACACTGAGATGGAGAATGGACCCGTGGGAGGTTTCGAAGATGACACTGATGTTGCCAAAAGAGCCTGA
- the LOC130501419 gene encoding uncharacterized protein LOC130501419 isoform X3, with amino-acid sequence MAHVNRRNNISIEFDTSCGFSFFCRFNFHKNIPLRRSLNTRRYRYDSLCIAWGNKCSEGILKGIPITIWLKEDSVTLELFMIDSLNPWLVGRYFPAVGVTEKFSMNLHCPTCSFLTRPRKTLLQYEVKRVSTRVIRMLSP; translated from the exons ATGGCACATGTAAATAGAAGGAATAACATATCGATAGAGTTTGATACCAGTTGcgggttttcttttttttgtaggttCAACTTCCACAAAAATATTCCCTTGAGAAGGTCCCTCAATACCAGAAGATACAGGTAT GATAGTTTGTGTATAGCATGGGGTAACAAATGTTCGGAGGGCATACTGAAAGGGATTCCAATTACAATATGGCTCAA AGAGGATTCGGTGACGTTGGAGCTATTTATGATCGACAGCTTGAATCCATGGCTAGTCGGTCGGTACTTTCCAGCAGTTGGGGTCACTGAGAAATTCTCAATGAACCTCCACTGTCCAACGTGCAGTTTCTTAACACGACCAAGGAAGACTCTTTTGCAG tatgaagtgaagagagtcTCCACCAGGGTAATTCGAATGTTGAGTCCATGA